From the genome of Pelobacter propionicus DSM 2379, one region includes:
- a CDS encoding type IV pilus twitching motility protein PilT, with translation MARIDALFRMMKEQGASDLHLSTGNPPIFRLHGEMVRLNFKSLGHDELHSILFEILNAKQKEQFETTKDLDFAYAVPDLARFRGNILMQHRGIAAVFRIIPGKVLSADDLNLPDGVRRMTNFKKGLVLVTGPTGSGKSTTLAALIDHINSTRKEHILTLEDPLEFIHENKQSLLNQRQIGEHTQSFSAALKAALREDPDIILVGEMRDLETIQLAMSAAETGHLVFGTLHTNTAAKTIDRIIDVFPTEQQQQVRAMLSESLRGVVCQQLLKTAEGKGRVAAFEIMLGTPAIGNLIREAKTFQIPSIIQTAKKDGMQLMDQHLLDLLKTKKVNPEEACRCAIDKKQFEQYLPADSAKAD, from the coding sequence ATGGCACGTATTGACGCACTTTTCAGGATGATGAAAGAGCAGGGGGCATCGGACCTGCACCTCTCCACCGGCAATCCGCCCATTTTTCGCCTGCATGGCGAGATGGTCCGGCTCAACTTCAAATCCCTGGGGCACGACGAGCTGCACTCGATCCTGTTCGAGATCTTGAATGCCAAGCAGAAGGAGCAGTTCGAGACGACCAAGGATCTGGACTTCGCCTATGCCGTTCCGGACCTGGCGCGCTTCCGGGGCAACATCCTCATGCAGCACCGGGGCATCGCCGCGGTGTTCCGCATCATACCGGGCAAGGTCCTCTCCGCCGACGACCTGAACCTGCCCGACGGGGTGCGGCGCATGACCAATTTCAAGAAGGGGCTGGTGCTGGTCACCGGCCCCACCGGCTCGGGCAAATCCACCACCCTGGCCGCCCTGATCGACCACATCAACTCCACCCGCAAGGAGCATATCCTCACCCTGGAGGACCCGCTGGAGTTCATCCACGAGAACAAGCAGTCGCTGCTCAACCAGCGCCAGATCGGCGAGCACACCCAGAGCTTCTCCGCAGCCCTCAAGGCGGCCCTGCGGGAGGATCCGGACATCATCCTGGTGGGGGAGATGCGCGACCTGGAGACCATTCAGCTGGCCATGAGCGCCGCCGAGACCGGACACCTGGTGTTCGGCACCCTGCACACCAACACGGCAGCCAAGACCATCGACCGGATCATCGACGTCTTTCCCACCGAGCAGCAGCAGCAGGTGCGGGCCATGTTGTCCGAGTCGCTCAGGGGGGTGGTCTGCCAGCAGCTGCTCAAGACCGCCGAGGGGAAGGGGCGCGTGGCCGCCTTCGAAATCATGCTCGGCACCCCTGCCATCGGCAACCTGATCCGCGAGGCCAAGACCTTCCAGATCCCCTCCATCATCCAGACCGCCAAGAAGGACGGCATGCAGCTCATGGACCAGCATCTGCTGGACCTGCTCAAGACCAAGAAGGTCAACCCGGAAGAGGCCTGCCGCTGCGCCATCGACAAGAAGCAGTTCGAACAGTACCTGCCGGCTGACAGCGCCAAGGCGGACTAA
- a CDS encoding MogA/MoaB family molybdenum cofactor biosynthesis protein, which yields MRAAILTLSDKGARGERVDASGPALASWLAEHGVETVQSLIIPDDLDTIVSTLSEWADADLADLILTTGGTGVSPRDQTPEATMQVADRLIPGIGELMRLKSMEKTTMASLSRAVGAIRKRSLIINLPGSPKGARENLEAVWPVIGHAVEKIRGDQSDCGGRFDR from the coding sequence ATGAGGGCGGCGATCCTGACCCTGAGCGACAAGGGAGCCCGTGGGGAACGTGTGGACGCGAGCGGCCCGGCCCTGGCGAGCTGGCTGGCCGAGCACGGGGTGGAGACGGTGCAGTCGCTGATCATCCCCGATGACCTGGACACCATTGTCAGCACCTTAAGCGAGTGGGCTGATGCCGATCTGGCCGACCTGATCCTGACCACCGGCGGCACCGGCGTCTCTCCCCGGGATCAGACCCCCGAGGCCACCATGCAGGTGGCGGACCGGCTGATACCGGGCATCGGCGAGCTGATGCGGCTGAAGAGCATGGAGAAGACCACCATGGCCTCCCTGTCGCGGGCCGTGGGCGCCATCCGTAAAAGGAGCCTGATCATCAACTTGCCGGGGAGCCCCAAGGGGGCCCGGGAAAACCTGGAGGCGGTCTGGCCGGTGATCGGCCATGCCGTGGAGAAGATCCGGGGGGACCAGAGCGACTGCGGCGGCAGGTTCGACCGGTGA
- a CDS encoding AAA family ATPase produces the protein MIRTVKIEGFKSIPSMMLDLGRVNCFIGANGVGKSNILEAIGVLGAAAKGRIDDESLEYRGVRPGLPRLYKASFANERTPPHIMVSASDDVNATYRVSLLNPLEKPEPAWSYKTEYLSDGETELVSVGVRSEKKLTPTAGFAALRMVDIPEGNSAHRLMDCLQNFAIYSPNTLTLRALVADKQTRFPVGLAGGRLAEAFGELRKLVLDKDDDLLDSVFELVEWVADIDTGPPGSLMSPSVPRTKEIIRFTDRYMNKSRNTLSGYDASEGVLYILFSAILCLTPHSPRFFAIDNLDQALNPRLVTRLVNNLATWLVRTDNERQLLFTAHNPAVLDGLDLSDDNVRLFAVDRNSEGHTQITRIQLSEKLLALNKDYPLSRLWLMGNLGAVPNV, from the coding sequence ATGATACGAACGGTCAAAATTGAAGGCTTCAAGTCGATCCCCTCCATGATGCTTGATCTGGGGAGGGTCAACTGCTTCATTGGCGCCAATGGGGTGGGGAAGTCCAATATTCTGGAAGCAATCGGAGTTCTGGGAGCCGCGGCAAAAGGGAGAATCGATGACGAGTCCCTGGAATATCGTGGTGTCCGTCCCGGCTTGCCCCGGCTGTACAAGGCATCATTTGCCAATGAACGCACCCCGCCGCATATCATGGTAAGCGCCTCGGATGATGTCAATGCCACCTATCGCGTTTCATTGCTCAACCCACTGGAAAAGCCGGAGCCGGCTTGGTCCTACAAAACGGAATACCTTTCGGATGGCGAAACCGAGCTCGTTTCCGTTGGCGTCCGATCCGAAAAAAAGCTCACCCCGACGGCTGGATTCGCCGCCCTCCGAATGGTTGATATCCCTGAGGGGAATTCAGCGCACCGCTTGATGGACTGTTTGCAGAACTTTGCGATCTATTCACCCAATACCCTTACCTTGCGCGCCCTGGTTGCGGATAAGCAGACCCGTTTCCCGGTGGGACTTGCCGGCGGTCGTTTGGCGGAAGCATTCGGCGAACTGCGCAAACTGGTGCTGGATAAGGATGATGATCTGCTGGACTCGGTTTTTGAGCTGGTCGAATGGGTCGCGGATATCGATACCGGTCCGCCCGGATCACTCATGTCTCCTTCGGTGCCGCGTACCAAGGAGATCATCAGGTTTACCGACCGGTACATGAATAAAAGCCGAAACACCCTGAGCGGCTATGATGCCAGCGAGGGGGTCTTATATATTCTTTTCAGCGCAATTCTCTGTCTGACTCCCCATTCCCCCCGGTTTTTTGCCATCGATAACCTTGATCAGGCGCTTAATCCCCGACTGGTTACCCGGTTGGTCAATAACCTGGCGACGTGGTTGGTCCGTACGGATAATGAACGACAGCTGCTTTTTACGGCCCATAATCCGGCGGTACTTGACGGACTGGATCTCTCGGATGACAATGTCAGGCTCTTTGCCGTTGACCGGAACAGCGAGGGGCATACTCAAATTACCAGAATTCAGTTGAGTGAAAAACTCCTGGCGCTGAATAAAGATTATCCCCTGTCACGGCTCTGGCTGATGGGAAATCTGGGGGCTGTTCCCAATGTCTGA
- a CDS encoding peptidase U32 family protein, translating into MQRPELLAPAGNMEKLRTAVHYGADAVYLGGRAFGLRNLADNFSIHEMAAALEFCHEREVRAYLTVNSYPHNDALERLERYLSEVAELPFDAYIVADPGVMELAREISPRRELHLSTQANTINWRSARFWRSQGISRVNLARETTLEAMAETVAKSGLDVEVFVHGALCVSYSGRCLLSSAMAGRDANQGECAHPCRWNYHLVEEKRPGEFFPVHEDESGTFIFNSRDLCLLEHLPAIVSSGVASLKIEGRMKGINYVASVLRVYRQALDEYAADPLGYRCRPEWLEELSKLSHRGYTTGFLFGAPRDVGQEYTSAYLRSHEFVGLVEALREDGSVVVGVRNRINVGDELEFVGPGMRSHRLRLDGLLLLDPEGGTQDGDVANPNQRVIMHPPFSVGPFDLIRREKTSMP; encoded by the coding sequence ATGCAAAGGCCCGAGCTGCTGGCCCCTGCCGGCAATATGGAAAAACTACGCACAGCCGTACACTACGGTGCCGATGCCGTCTATCTTGGAGGCCGTGCCTTTGGCCTGCGCAACCTGGCTGACAATTTCAGCATCCATGAGATGGCGGCTGCCCTGGAGTTCTGCCACGAACGGGAGGTAAGGGCCTACCTGACGGTCAACAGCTATCCCCACAACGATGCCCTGGAGCGCCTGGAACGCTACCTGTCCGAGGTGGCGGAGCTCCCCTTCGACGCCTACATCGTGGCAGATCCGGGGGTCATGGAACTGGCGCGAGAGATCTCGCCCCGGCGTGAACTGCACCTCTCCACCCAGGCCAACACCATCAACTGGCGCTCGGCCCGCTTCTGGCGCAGCCAGGGGATCTCGCGGGTCAACCTGGCCCGGGAGACGACCCTGGAGGCCATGGCCGAGACCGTCGCCAAAAGCGGCCTGGATGTGGAGGTCTTCGTCCACGGTGCGCTCTGCGTCTCCTATTCCGGCCGCTGCCTGCTCTCCAGCGCCATGGCCGGCCGCGACGCCAACCAGGGGGAGTGCGCCCACCCCTGCCGCTGGAACTATCATCTGGTGGAGGAAAAGCGGCCGGGCGAATTCTTCCCGGTTCATGAGGATGAGAGCGGCACCTTCATCTTCAACTCCCGCGATCTCTGTCTGCTGGAACATCTGCCGGCGATCGTCTCCAGCGGTGTCGCCTCGCTCAAGATCGAGGGGCGCATGAAGGGGATCAACTACGTTGCCTCGGTGCTGCGGGTCTACCGTCAGGCTCTGGATGAGTACGCGGCCGACCCGCTGGGGTATCGTTGCCGCCCCGAGTGGCTGGAGGAGTTGTCCAAGCTGAGCCACCGCGGCTACACCACCGGCTTCCTCTTCGGTGCGCCCCGCGACGTGGGGCAGGAGTACACTTCCGCCTATCTCCGCAGCCATGAATTCGTTGGCCTGGTGGAGGCGTTGCGGGAGGATGGTTCGGTGGTCGTGGGGGTGCGCAACCGCATCAACGTGGGGGACGAGCTGGAGTTCGTCGGGCCGGGCATGCGTTCACACCGACTGCGCCTGGATGGCCTCCTGCTGCTTGACCCCGAGGGCGGGACCCAGGATGGGGATGTCGCCAACCCCAACCAGCGTGTCATCATGCATCCCCCCTTTTCCGTGGGACCTTTTGACCTCATTCGTCGGGAAAAAACCTCCATGCCATGA
- a CDS encoding GspE/PulE family protein, translating to MTELTKKGSLGQILTASRIISEIDILAALEEQARSGCRFGEALVRLGVATQEDVDWALSSQLDIPYIRLKRELVDPGAIALVPAAMARRFSCIPLFRAGDELNIAIADPLNRAAIQALELATGLRVSISVALLREIMEMVDECYGPAMNDSLGLESVLFSGRVLEAINADLSGSKLLDGLLITIIKNRLSSLSLHPSGSRVLIRGRRQGVSSEIGTLSGEHYPDFLQRLRLRASISPAADPVSEGCFSFDYRSRRAHFRVALLLTPAGDYVTLTLLVPENFPEHLADLELPEEQLGAFRHLARAKQGITFFASSSPAERSHFMGLMLEEGGTDGRNVLILGDSPVCPGNPFPRIPLPREGKERAGLITAALDHDPDILVIEDVGEGLAFSAACRAAMRGKLVLAGLESRGNRDALRRLLFCQQQHFLLPLFVNGLVSLSGVLSLCPQCRAEYTPSREERAALRLEQEPASFFRSAGCDACGDSGFRERRFLMDALVFDDELLQLFRQAADVTSLEVFISRRGRQGIRQQAARLLKEGELSPEEYVSSVLM from the coding sequence ATGACCGAGTTGACGAAAAAGGGAAGTTTGGGCCAGATCCTGACGGCATCCAGAATCATCAGTGAGATCGATATTCTGGCCGCGCTGGAGGAACAGGCCCGCAGCGGCTGCCGCTTCGGCGAGGCACTGGTCCGGCTGGGGGTCGCCACCCAGGAGGATGTGGACTGGGCGCTCTCCAGCCAGCTGGATATTCCCTATATCCGGCTCAAGCGGGAACTGGTCGATCCGGGTGCGATTGCCCTGGTGCCGGCCGCCATGGCCCGCCGGTTCTCCTGTATCCCGCTCTTCCGCGCCGGCGACGAGCTGAACATCGCCATTGCCGACCCCCTGAACCGCGCCGCCATTCAGGCCCTGGAACTGGCCACCGGCCTGCGGGTGAGCATCTCCGTTGCCCTGCTGCGGGAAATCATGGAGATGGTCGACGAATGCTACGGCCCGGCCATGAACGACAGCCTCGGCCTGGAATCGGTGCTTTTTTCCGGCAGGGTGCTGGAAGCGATCAACGCCGATCTGAGCGGCTCCAAGCTGCTGGACGGCCTGCTGATCACCATCATAAAGAACAGGCTCTCCTCCCTCTCCCTGCATCCGAGCGGCTCCCGGGTGCTGATCCGCGGACGACGGCAGGGGGTCTCCTCGGAGATCGGTACGCTCTCCGGCGAACACTACCCCGATTTCCTCCAGAGGCTGCGCCTGCGCGCCTCGATCTCCCCCGCCGCGGACCCGGTCTCGGAGGGGTGTTTCAGCTTCGACTACCGCTCCCGCAGGGCGCACTTCCGGGTCGCCCTGCTGCTGACGCCCGCCGGTGACTACGTAACGCTTACGTTGCTGGTTCCGGAGAACTTTCCCGAGCACCTGGCCGACCTGGAGCTGCCCGAAGAACAGCTCGGCGCCTTCAGACACCTGGCACGGGCCAAACAGGGTATCACCTTCTTTGCCTCATCCTCTCCCGCGGAGCGTAGCCATTTCATGGGTCTGATGCTGGAAGAGGGCGGGACCGACGGCAGGAACGTCCTCATCCTCGGGGACTCCCCCGTCTGTCCCGGCAATCCTTTTCCGCGGATACCGCTCCCCCGGGAGGGCAAGGAGCGCGCCGGCCTGATAACGGCGGCTCTGGATCACGACCCGGATATCCTGGTGATCGAGGATGTGGGGGAGGGGCTTGCCTTCAGCGCCGCCTGTCGCGCCGCCATGCGCGGCAAGCTGGTGCTGGCCGGCCTGGAGAGCAGGGGGAACCGGGATGCCCTGCGCCGGCTTTTGTTCTGCCAGCAGCAGCATTTCCTGCTGCCGCTCTTCGTCAATGGCCTGGTATCCCTCAGCGGGGTGCTCAGTCTCTGCCCGCAGTGCCGCGCCGAATACACCCCCTCCCGGGAAGAGCGGGCCGCCCTGCGCCTGGAGCAGGAACCTGCCAGCTTTTTCCGTTCCGCCGGGTGCGATGCCTGCGGGGACAGCGGATTTCGCGAGCGGCGCTTCCTGATGGATGCGCTGGTCTTTGACGACGAACTGCTGCAGCTCTTTCGCCAGGCGGCCGATGTTACCTCCCTGGAGGTTTTTATCTCCCGGCGGGGCCGTCAGGGGATCAGGCAGCAGGCTGCGCGGCTGCTCAAAGAGGGTGAACTGTCGCCCGAGGAGTACGTCTCCTCGGTGCTGATGTAG
- a CDS encoding ArnT family glycosyltransferase, which yields MRDYKVYARSGSEGWLRDLLFLLLLFSVPFLASLGRLPLFGPYEGAYAEISRAMLERGDLITTSLDHLNRFGNPPLLFWLNAASLAFFGQNEFSVRFPTALCGLLTLPAVYVIARRLYDRRTALLSAILLGSCTGFALLSRVILTQLPLCLCLTAALGSFLVAGQRGERSREASGHWYPFYLFCALAVLAGGMVGILLPVAVILVYLLLAGRWELLPRMRCGSGLLLFLVVAAPWFVAVWLESPESAHLLSGQGIGRYGASLAEDRRPFWLVVPLLVVGLLPWSGYILPALSRAWREQGRGGGRSGLFLMIWALAILLFFVLSGSRPIPALLPAFPPLAILTAHLVKGELERRGRGLRLVTRLQGAVMALLGVTALAYPLLLRSVQSLAALLPSWGHALERWAEHAPRLSPAACMLVAGLLLLQGVMSLAVSERRTGRALIVLCLCSFALEIIVPRQIMGTIAQAESPRDLVVRAVELAGADTPIVTLGPLHGVSWYAGRPVPDAGNRQQDLAALWRGTAPLLVILEKGELDALLPSLRPAPRILMESGPRLLISNR from the coding sequence ATGAGAGACTACAAGGTATATGCCCGTAGCGGTTCGGAAGGGTGGCTGCGCGACCTGCTCTTCCTGCTGTTGCTGTTCAGCGTTCCCTTTCTCGCATCCCTGGGACGGCTGCCGCTGTTCGGTCCCTACGAAGGGGCGTATGCCGAGATCTCCCGCGCCATGCTGGAGCGGGGAGATCTGATCACCACCTCGCTGGATCATCTCAACCGCTTCGGGAACCCGCCGCTGCTGTTCTGGCTCAACGCGGCCTCGCTGGCGTTCTTCGGACAGAACGAGTTCAGCGTCCGTTTTCCCACTGCCCTGTGCGGCCTGCTGACCCTGCCCGCGGTCTATGTCATTGCCCGCCGCCTGTACGACCGCCGCACCGCGCTATTGTCGGCCATCCTCCTGGGCAGCTGCACCGGCTTTGCGCTCCTGTCGCGCGTCATCCTCACCCAGCTGCCGCTCTGCCTCTGTCTGACCGCTGCCCTGGGGAGCTTCCTCGTGGCTGGCCAGAGGGGCGAGCGATCGCGGGAGGCCAGCGGCCACTGGTATCCCTTCTACCTGTTCTGCGCCCTGGCCGTGCTGGCCGGCGGGATGGTCGGCATCCTCCTGCCCGTCGCCGTCATCCTGGTCTATCTCCTGCTGGCCGGGCGCTGGGAACTGCTGCCGCGCATGCGGTGCGGCAGCGGTCTGCTGCTGTTCCTGGTCGTGGCCGCACCCTGGTTCGTGGCGGTCTGGCTGGAGAGTCCCGAATCGGCCCATCTCCTCTCCGGTCAGGGGATAGGGCGATACGGCGCCTCCCTGGCGGAGGATCGACGCCCCTTCTGGCTGGTTGTACCGCTGCTGGTCGTTGGCCTGCTCCCTTGGTCAGGCTATATCCTCCCTGCGCTGTCTCGGGCCTGGCGGGAGCAGGGACGGGGTGGCGGCCGCTCCGGCCTGTTCCTGATGATCTGGGCCCTGGCGATACTGCTGTTCTTTGTCCTCTCCGGTTCCCGGCCGATTCCCGCGCTTTTGCCGGCCTTCCCCCCCCTGGCCATCCTGACCGCCCATCTGGTCAAGGGGGAACTGGAGCGGCGCGGCCGGGGGCTGAGGCTGGTCACGCGACTGCAGGGAGCCGTCATGGCGCTCCTGGGGGTGACGGCTCTCGCCTATCCCCTGCTGCTGCGCTCCGTCCAGAGCCTTGCTGCGCTCCTGCCCTCTTGGGGCCATGCCCTGGAGCGCTGGGCCGAGCATGCGCCACGGCTTTCCCCGGCGGCCTGCATGCTGGTGGCCGGGCTGCTGCTTCTCCAGGGGGTTATGTCCCTGGCTGTTTCGGAACGGAGGACGGGCAGGGCGCTGATCGTGCTCTGCCTCTGCTCTTTTGCCCTTGAAATTATCGTGCCGCGCCAGATAATGGGGACGATCGCCCAGGCAGAATCACCCCGCGATCTGGTCGTGAGGGCCGTTGAACTGGCCGGGGCTGACACGCCCATCGTTACCCTTGGCCCCCTGCACGGGGTTTCCTGGTATGCCGGCCGGCCGGTGCCGGATGCCGGAAACAGGCAGCAGGACCTGGCCGCCCTGTGGCGCGGCACGGCTCCCCTGCTGGTCATCCTCGAAAAAGGGGAGCTGGATGCCCTGCTCCCCTCCCTGCGCCCCGCCCCGCGCATCCTGATGGAGTCGGGGCCGCGTCTTTTGATCAGTAACCGCTAG
- a CDS encoding GGDEF domain-containing protein, whose amino-acid sequence MRQSLHEINRKIELLPAWLLTGLTLIGLGIIGFFDYFTGPDYSFSIFYLVIVVASAWYQGRKSALLLSGAGTVVWFAAAIASREYTDDYPLSIFWNDLVELTHFLFAVVVISTLKALLDASEKTSRIDPLTGIANRRLFYEVATTEIVRAHRISEPFTVMYIDIDNFKTVNDTQGHDEGDILLIAVASTIRHQIREIDTVARLGGDEFSVLLPAAANDAAQVVGRKLKRELADAVETRWPVTFSIGMVTYITAPESVEYMIRQADQVMYEAKKSGKNRLCSVVMH is encoded by the coding sequence TTGAGACAGTCTCTTCATGAAATAAACAGGAAAATCGAACTGCTGCCGGCATGGCTGTTAACCGGTCTGACGCTCATCGGTCTCGGGATCATTGGTTTTTTTGACTATTTTACTGGTCCTGATTACTCTTTTTCCATTTTTTATCTGGTCATTGTCGTTGCAAGCGCTTGGTATCAGGGGCGGAAATCGGCACTTCTGCTGTCAGGTGCGGGCACCGTTGTCTGGTTTGCCGCAGCTATCGCCTCTCGGGAATATACCGATGACTATCCGCTGTCTATCTTCTGGAACGATCTGGTAGAACTGACCCATTTTCTTTTTGCCGTTGTTGTGATTTCCACTTTGAAAGCTTTACTTGATGCCTCGGAAAAGACATCCAGAATAGATCCGTTGACCGGTATAGCAAACCGGCGCCTTTTCTATGAGGTGGCCACTACAGAGATAGTCAGGGCTCACCGGATATCTGAACCATTCACGGTTATGTATATTGATATTGACAACTTTAAAACCGTTAACGATACCCAGGGGCATGATGAAGGAGATATACTTCTGATTGCGGTTGCCTCAACCATCAGGCATCAGATACGGGAAATCGATACTGTGGCACGACTGGGTGGCGATGAATTCAGCGTGCTGCTTCCCGCAGCCGCAAACGATGCCGCTCAGGTTGTTGGCAGAAAGCTGAAACGTGAACTTGCGGATGCTGTTGAGACAAGGTGGCCGGTTACCTTCAGTATCGGAATGGTTACCTACATCACAGCGCCTGAATCGGTTGAATACATGATCCGGCAGGCTGACCAGGTCATGTACGAAGCTAAAAAGTCAGGGAAGAACCGGTTGTGTAGCGTTGTCATGCATTGA
- the moaC gene encoding cyclic pyranopterin monophosphate synthase MoaC: MNFNHFDESGNAVMVDVSHKQPTLRTAVAAARVGMSPELLAAIREGGMAKGDVLGVARLAGIMAAKKTPDLIPLSHPLAIHSVAVDYELDSGAGTIQVRCTVRALERTGVEMEAMTGASLAALTIYDMCKGSDKSITIGDIRLLYKEGGKSGVYRREEGQ; the protein is encoded by the coding sequence ATGAATTTCAATCACTTTGATGAATCAGGCAATGCCGTGATGGTGGATGTGAGCCACAAACAGCCGACCCTGCGTACGGCGGTGGCGGCGGCCCGGGTGGGCATGTCGCCGGAGCTTCTGGCAGCCATCCGCGAGGGGGGCATGGCCAAGGGGGATGTGCTGGGGGTGGCGCGCCTGGCCGGCATCATGGCCGCCAAGAAGACCCCGGACCTGATCCCGCTCTCCCATCCCCTGGCGATCCACTCCGTTGCCGTGGATTATGAACTGGACAGTGGGGCCGGCACCATCCAGGTGCGTTGCACGGTGCGGGCCCTGGAGCGCACCGGCGTGGAGATGGAAGCCATGACCGGCGCCTCCCTGGCGGCCCTGACCATCTACGACATGTGCAAGGGGAGCGACAAGTCCATCACCATCGGCGACATCCGGCTGCTCTACAAGGAGGGCGGCAAGAGCGGCGTGTACCGGCGGGAGGAGGGGCAATGA
- the dnaB gene encoding replicative DNA helicase yields the protein MTNPDLRKLPPQSLEAEMSVLGGILIDNDAINRVLEILGAEDFYRESHRKIFQAMMRLSDQREPCDLITMTDMLKKQGELEEVGGAPYLLTLVDYVPTAANIAYYCKIVKEKAVNRKLISVATEIVTRGYDEQADINELLDLAQKNIYEISENKLRPQYVPVQAVLKEAFTILKTLHDRKEHVTGVPTGYVDLDHMTAGFQPGDLIIVAARPSMGKTTLALNVAEYASADPHNKKKVPSVIFSLEMGKEQLVMRFLASIAKVDFGRMRTGHFLDSDWPRLTRAAGILHDAKIFIDDTPAISVLELRSKARRLKSEHDIGLIIIDYLQLMRGGANPESRQQEISEISRSLKALAKELNVPVIALSQLNRELEKRADKRPMMSDLRESGAIEQDADVIMFVYRESVYCEQCRKRDGTCTQNHERNSEIIIGKQRNGAIGTVNLAFFGEHTRFENLSAREG from the coding sequence ATGACCAACCCCGATCTTCGCAAACTCCCCCCCCAGAGCCTGGAGGCTGAAATGTCCGTGCTGGGGGGCATCCTGATCGATAACGATGCCATCAACCGGGTGCTGGAAATCCTCGGCGCGGAAGACTTCTACCGCGAGAGCCACCGCAAGATCTTCCAGGCCATGATGCGCCTCTCGGACCAGCGCGAGCCGTGCGACCTGATCACCATGACCGACATGCTCAAGAAGCAGGGTGAACTGGAGGAGGTGGGGGGCGCCCCCTACCTGTTGACCCTGGTGGACTACGTTCCCACCGCGGCCAACATCGCCTACTACTGCAAGATCGTGAAGGAAAAGGCGGTCAACCGTAAGCTGATCAGCGTGGCCACCGAGATCGTGACCCGGGGGTACGACGAGCAGGCCGATATCAACGAACTGCTGGATCTGGCCCAGAAGAACATCTACGAGATCTCCGAGAACAAGCTGCGCCCCCAGTACGTGCCGGTGCAGGCGGTGCTCAAGGAAGCCTTCACCATCCTGAAGACCCTGCACGACCGCAAGGAGCATGTCACCGGCGTGCCCACCGGTTATGTGGACCTGGACCACATGACCGCCGGCTTCCAGCCCGGCGACCTGATTATCGTGGCCGCGCGCCCCTCCATGGGCAAGACCACCCTGGCGCTGAACGTGGCCGAATACGCTAGCGCCGATCCCCACAACAAGAAGAAGGTCCCCTCGGTGATCTTCTCCCTGGAGATGGGCAAGGAACAGCTGGTGATGCGTTTTTTGGCCTCCATCGCCAAGGTGGACTTCGGCAGGATGCGCACCGGCCACTTCCTGGATTCGGACTGGCCCCGCCTCACCAGGGCGGCCGGCATCCTGCACGACGCCAAGATATTCATCGACGACACGCCGGCCATCTCGGTGCTGGAGCTGCGCTCCAAGGCGCGGCGCCTGAAGAGCGAGCACGACATCGGCCTGATCATCATCGACTACCTGCAGCTGATGCGGGGGGGCGCCAACCCGGAATCCCGCCAGCAGGAGATCTCGGAGATCTCCCGCTCCCTGAAGGCGCTGGCCAAGGAGCTGAACGTGCCGGTGATCGCCCTGTCCCAGCTCAACCGCGAACTGGAAAAGCGCGCCGACAAGCGCCCCATGATGAGCGACCTGCGCGAGTCGGGCGCCATCGAACAGGATGCCGACGTGATCATGTTCGTCTACCGCGAATCGGTGTACTGCGAGCAGTGCCGCAAGCGGGACGGCACCTGCACCCAGAACCACGAACGCAACTCCGAGATCATCATCGGCAAGCAGCGTAACGGCGCCATCGGCACCGTCAACCTGGCCTTCTTCGGAGAGCACACCCGCTTCGAGAACCTGAGCGCCCGGGAAGGCTGA